DNA from Candidatus Tanganyikabacteria bacterium:
CTGCAACTGGGCCTGGTGGGCGAAGGCAAGAAGCAGGAAGACTACCTCCACGTCATCGCGGAGGAGGCCGACCGACTCGCGCGGCTCATCGACAACGTCCTGGACTTCTCGAAGATCCAGCAGGGCACCAAGCGGTACGAGTTTGGTCCCGTCGACCTGCGCGAGGTGGCCGAAGCCGCCCTGCGCAACCTGGAGGGCGCCTTCGCGGCCGCGGGCAAGGCGGCCGAACTGGTCGCTCCCGAGACGAATGTCGTGGTGCGCGCCGACCGCGACGCCGCCTTGCAGGCCGTCCTGAACCTCTTGTCCAACGCCATCAAGTACGGCGGGCGGAGTATCCGGGTCGAACTGGCCCGCGTCGGGTCGGAAGCGCATCTGGCGGTGCGCGACGACGGCCCCGGGATCCCTCTGGCCGAACAGCGGAACGTCTTCCAGCCGTTCTATCGCCTGGGACGCGAGGAGGAGCGGACCACCGCCGGCACCGGGCTGGGCCTGGCGCTGGTCAGCGAGATCATGCGGGCGCACCATGGGTCCGTGACTCTCGGCAGCCAGCCAGGGCTGGCGACCACGTTCACCCTCGTCTTCCCCGCGTCCGCCACAATCGAGGAGCAAGCCGCATGACGCACCGCATCCTGATAGTCGAAGACGAGAAGCACATGCTCGCCGGCATCGAGGATCTCCTCCGGCTCAAGGGCTACCAGACCCTGGCGGCCGAGACCGGGCCGGCCGGCCTCGAGCGAGCGCTCGCCGACACCCCCGACCTGATGCTCCTGGACGTGATGCTCCCGGGCATGTCGGGCTTCGACGTGCTCCGCGAGTTGCGAGGTCGCGGCTACCAGGGGGCGGTCATCATGCTCACGGCCAAGGGCACCGAACTCGACAAGGCCCGGGGCTTCGATCTGGGCGTCGACGACTACGTGACCAAGCCGTTCAGCGTCCTGGAGCTGCTGGGCCGCATCCAGGCCGTGCTGCGCCGCACGGCCGCCAAGGCGGCCCCCGAGCCCGAGACGCTGCAACTGGGCGACGTGGCCGTGGATTTCCGGGCGTTCACGGCGAGCCGCGGCGGCGAAACCCTGGACATGGGCCCCAAGGCGATCGCCATCCTCAAGTGCCTGGCGCGCCACAAGGGCCAGGTCGTCACGCGGGATCAGCTCATCGACGAGGTATGGGGCCGCGACCAGTTCATCCACACGCGCACCATCGACAACCACGTAGTGCAGTTGCGCCGGGCGCTCGGCGAGGACCTGATCCAGACCGTCCACGGCCACGGCTACCGCCTGGCCGCGCCAAGCTAGGAGCGTGTTGCGAATAGCCCGCTACTGCGAGGTTCGCCCTGGCGCCGCCTGCTTTGTCGTCCGGCGGCAAATGGGCCCTCACGTACGCGGTGAGTACGCTTCGGTCCCATTTGCCTTGCCCTTCGCGCAGTCGACGCCATGTCAAACCTCTCGCTACGCTGGCTATTCGCAACACGCTCCTAGCCCACCCGGTAGTAGGTCAGCGAGAGGCCGGAGATCGCGAGCTGGAGCTCCTCCAGGCCCGCGACCGCGCCTGGCAGGGCGGCCCGGGCGGCCTGGGTCAGGAGGGTTTCCCCGCGCTCCGCGATGTCCTCGCCCAGCTTCGAGGCCAGGTTCACTTCGTTGCCGAAGAGATCCTCTTCGCCGATGTACAGGATGTCGCCGAAGCCGATGCCGATGGAGGCGTAGAGCTTGCGCTCCTCGGGCAGCAGGTGGTTGGCGGTCGTGAGCGTGCGATGGATGGCCCTGGCCGCGTCGAGGGCCGCTTGCGGCGTGTCGAAGAGGCAGAACAGGTTGTCGGCCTCCTCCTTGACCGTGAGGCCGCCGTGCTCGGCAATGCACGGGCGGGTCAGGACGTGCATCTGGTGGATCATGAGCAGGAACGACACGATGCCGTGTTGCTGGGTCGTGCGCGAGAAGCCCGACATGTCGAGGACCATCACGGCCTTGCGGCGCCCGAACACCCGCTCGATCTCCGCGGTGAGCGCCTCCTTGCGGTCGGGGTGATCCAGCATCTCCTGGAGCATCCGCTCGAGGTTGGCGCGAGAGGCCTCGATCCCCAGGACCTGGTCCGACATGCGAGATTCCTCCTTACCGGGGTTTCTACCCGCCGCTATCATCGGATATGAAATCCCACCGCACGACCCTCACCTTCAGCACCCCCGAGCGGATGGCGTTCGTCAACGTCACCCGGGACGTAGAGGCCGCCGTGCGCGAGTCCGGCGTCCGGGAAGGCCTCTGCCTGGTCGGATGACGCTGGGGAGTCGGTGAGGTGGGGAGAGGGGCGGTCAGCCCGGGTTGTGTTGAGGCACGCCGTCAGCGATGTCGTAGTAGTCGCCCTTCTCGACCACGTGGACGTGGACCCCGATTCGGGTGCCGGTTGACGTATCGAATGCGCCCATGGCCACGCCGATCCAGTCTCGGCCAATGGGGTCCCAGAAGAGCGAAGAGCCACAACGGGAGCAGAATCCCAGCCGCACCTTGTCCGACTTCTTGTACCAGGTGAGGTTCTCCTCGCCGTGCGTTACGACGGCCGAGCGGGGAACGTCGGTCGAGACGAAGAAATGGCCCGAGTGCTTCCAGCAATCCGTGCAGTGGCACGCATCTGGCGGGGGAAGATCGCCGGAGACGCTGAAGGTGACGGCGCCGCAGAGGCAGGACCCTTTGTGGGTAGGCTTCAGGGTCATCAGCAGGGCGTTCCTGGCCTTGTCGTCCCGATCGACCGGATCGGCCTCCTTGCCCGTGAGCCGTAGAAGTCGATCCGGGCGAAGCCTTCCTCTGGGTACTCTTCCCCGCAGCAAGCGCACTTTAGAAGTTCGACGGCACGCGGCGGTGTATCGGCCCATTCCGATCGTCGGATGAACTTGCGAACCTTGCCAAAGTCAGGCTCGAAAGCCTTTAGGGAGACGGTGGCGATCCCCAAGCGCCTCAGAACCTTGGCCTCTTCATTGTCTGTGCCAACGGCCAGCACGATGTTGACGCCGAACTCGTCCTTGGCGTCGGTCACGGTGCGTACCCGATCGTCCGGCGTTTCCCCGATGAGCACATAGCCGCCAGGAAATGCTTGCTCGACCAGCCATGCGATACTCGCCTGGAACACCTTGCTCTTGTGGGGGCGTGCGAGAAGGTAGGCCAAGCGGAAGATCTTCGAGAGGTCCCAGAGGAGATCGAGAGCGCCTTCAACCGGATCGTCATCCAGCAGCTTGCTCGGCCACCAGTAGTTCGGCGTCTCGGCCGCCACTTGCCGCTGCCGATAGTCGCAGATCAGCCCGTCAACGTGGATGAGGATAGCCGGGGTGTTGTCCTTGCGGGTCATACTGTGCGCAGCCGTAAGGTCATCACTCCTTCGAACCTCTTTTCGGTGGCGGGAGCTTGGCCGCAGCCTTGATCTTCTCTCGGCAGTATTCCAGGTTCGCCGCCGCCCGCCCGTCTTTTGGGTCCATGGCGACCGCCCGCAGCAACTCCTTTTCCGCTTCCTCAAGCTGCCCGGCCTCGATCAGCGTGAAGCCGAGGTCGCTCACAAACTTCTGGTTGTCGGGCTCGATTTCCAAGGCCCGCCGAGAGGCGGCAATGGCTTCGTCGTGGAGGCCGAGATGCCCGGCGCAGCAGCCAGTGCCCTGGTGGAGCACGGCCAGGTCCGAGAACCGGGCCGCCGCCGCCCGATAGAGCGTGAGGCCATCCTTGTACGCCTTGGCCCCGATGAGCATGTCCCCGGCGTTGTCGATGATCCTGGCGAGGTCCGGCTCGGTGCCCGGCAAGTTCACCAGCGTCAGGAACCGGGACATGCCCTTCTCGTGTTCGCCTTGCAGGTACTCATCCGCTCCAACGGTGAGCAAGCCGGGGGCGTAGGTCGGCAAGAACTCAAGCGCCCGGTATGCCGCCTCGATGCTGTCCTGAGCGTTGCCCAGGGCATACTGGAACACGGAGTCGCCATACGCCATCTCGGCGCTGAACCTTGCCTTGGCTTCGTCGGTATCGGGTCCTGCGGGTTTCCCGGCGGGCTTGGCGAACTTGCTCTTCATCATGGGGCTCCTGAATAGGATTTGGTGGCGGGGATCGGCCCCCACGTCGCCTTGGCCTGCGGGAGTTCGTGCTTCATGGGAGGCCTCACCCACCGACTCGGTCGGCGATCACCCG
Protein-coding regions in this window:
- a CDS encoding GFA family protein — encoded protein: MTLKPTHKGSCLCGAVTFSVSGDLPPPDACHCTDCWKHSGHFFVSTDVPRSAVVTHGEENLTWYKKSDKVRLGFCSRCGSSLFWDPIGRDWIGVAMGAFDTSTGTRIGVHVHVVEKGDYYDIADGVPQHNPG
- a CDS encoding response regulator transcription factor, encoding MTHRILIVEDEKHMLAGIEDLLRLKGYQTLAAETGPAGLERALADTPDLMLLDVMLPGMSGFDVLRELRGRGYQGAVIMLTAKGTELDKARGFDLGVDDYVTKPFSVLELLGRIQAVLRRTAAKAAPEPETLQLGDVAVDFRAFTASRGGETLDMGPKAIAILKCLARHKGQVVTRDQLIDEVWGRDQFIHTRTIDNHVVQLRRALGEDLIQTVHGHGYRLAAPS
- a CDS encoding tetratricopeptide repeat protein, producing the protein MKSKFAKPAGKPAGPDTDEAKARFSAEMAYGDSVFQYALGNAQDSIEAAYRALEFLPTYAPGLLTVGADEYLQGEHEKGMSRFLTLVNLPGTEPDLARIIDNAGDMLIGAKAYKDGLTLYRAAAARFSDLAVLHQGTGCCAGHLGLHDEAIAASRRALEIEPDNQKFVSDLGFTLIEAGQLEEAEKELLRAVAMDPKDGRAAANLEYCREKIKAAAKLPPPKRGSKE
- a CDS encoding adenylate/guanylate cyclase domain-containing protein — protein: MSDQVLGIEASRANLERMLQEMLDHPDRKEALTAEIERVFGRRKAVMVLDMSGFSRTTQQHGIVSFLLMIHQMHVLTRPCIAEHGGLTVKEEADNLFCLFDTPQAALDAARAIHRTLTTANHLLPEERKLYASIGIGFGDILYIGEEDLFGNEVNLASKLGEDIAERGETLLTQAARAALPGAVAGLEELQLAISGLSLTYYRVG